The following DNA comes from Serpentinimonas raichei.
TATTCGCTCGACATGGGCTCGCTGCTGGCGGGCACCAAGTACCGGGGCGATTTCGAGCAGCGCTTGAAGGGCGTGCTCAAGTCGCTCAAAGACAAGCCCAACGCGATTTTGTTCATCGACGAAATCCACACCCTGATCGGGGCCGGTGCGGCTTCGGGCGGCACGCTCGATGCCTCCAACCTGCTCAAGCCGGCGCTCTCCAGCGGCGTGCTCAAGTGCATCGGGGCCACCACCTTCACCGAGTACCGCGGCATTTTCGAGAAAGACGCCGCGCTCAGCCGCCGCTTCCAAAAGGTCGATGTGGTCGAACCCACGGTGGCGCAGACCATCGACATCCTCAAGGGCCTGAAAAGCCGCTTCGAGGAGCACCACAGCGTCAAGTACGCAGCGGCGGCGCTGCAGGCGGCGGCCGAGCTCTCAGCCAAATACATCAACGACCGGCACCTGCCCGACAAGGCCATCGACGTGATCGACGAGGCCGGTGCGGCACAGCGCATCCTCACCCCCTCCAAGCGCAAGAAAACCATCGGCAAGGCCGAGGTGGAGGAGATCGTCGCCAAGATCGCCCGCATCCCGCCCGCCAGCGTCAGCAGCGACGACCGCGGCAAGCTGCAAACGCTGGAGCGCGACCTCAAGGCGGTGGTGTTCGGCCAAGACAAGGCGCTCGAGCTGCTGGCCGCCAGTGTGAAAATGGCGCGCTCGGGCTTGGGCAAACCCGACAAACCCATCGGGGCCTTTTTGTTCAGCGGCCCGACCGGGGTCGGCAAGACCGAGGCCGCCAAGCAACTGGCCTACATATTGGGCATCGAGCTGATCCGCTTTGACATGTCCGAGTACATGGAGCGCCACGCGGTCAGCCGCCTGATCGGCGCACCACCGGGCTATGTGGGTTTCGACCAGGGCGGCTTGCTCACCGAAGCCATCACCAAGAAGCCGCACTGCGTGCTGCTGCTCGACGAGATCGAGAAAGCGCACCCCGATATTTTCAACGTGCTGCTGCAGGTGATGGACCACGGTGCCCTGACCGACAACAACGGGCGCAAGGCGGATTTCCGCAATGTGATCGTGATCATGACCACCAACGCCGGTGCCGAGACCATGAACAAGGCGACCATTGGTTTCACCAACGTGCGCCAGGCGGGCGACGAAATGGCCGACATCAAGCGCCTGTTCACGCCCGAGTTTCGCAACCGACTCGACGCCATCGTGGGCTTCAAGGCGCTTGACGAGCTGGTTATCATGCGCGTGGTCGATAAGTTTCTGCTGCAACTGGAGCAGCAACTGGGCGAGAAGAGGGTCGAAGTCAGCTTCAGCGACGCCTTGCGCAAGCACCTGGCCGTCAAAGGCTTCGATCCGCTCATGGGTGCACGCCCCATGCAGCGCCTGATCCAAGACACCATCCGGCGCTCGCTCGCCGACGAGCTGCTTTTTGGCCGCCTGACCGACGGCGGGCGGCTGGAGGTGGACATCGACACCAGCAACCCAGACAAGCCCGAAGTCAAGCTCGACATTCAGCCGCTGAGCAAGAAAGAGCGAAGCGCCCGCGCCGAACCGGCCGAGCCGGAAGAAGCCACGGCGGACTGAAGCAGGGCTTAGCCCAGCGGCCAGACCAGCACCTGGCCGCTGGTCACCGCCACCAGCACGTGGCGCATTTCGGCATCGAAGCCGATATCGAGCACGCCCAGGCGCTCGGTGCGCTCGGTGAGTGAGCGCGGCAATTGCCACGTTTGCCGGGTCTGCCCGCTGGCCACCGTCCACAAGGTGATCTGGCCGTTGGCAGCGGCGGTGAGCAACAGCGCACCGTCGGCCGAAAAACAGGCCCGGCTGAAGCCGCCACGCCGCGCTCCCATGGCCGGGTGCAGCACGGTGTTTTGCGCCAAGTCCCAGATTCGCCCTGTCCCGTGCGCCGGGCCGGCAAACAGCAGCCGCTGGTCGGGCGAGAACACGGCGGTCGTTACCGGGGCGTCGAACTTCCAAGTGATGAAGGCCGCTCCCTGCTCTAGGTTCCAGGCGCGCAGCAGGCCGTCGTCGGCCCCGGTTACACCCATGGCGGCATCGGCGCTGATGTCCACGGCGCGCACCGCTTCGGCGTGCGGGATGATCACGGGCAGGCGCACGTTGTGGCCGTCGAGCAGCCAGGCTTCGCGCGAAGTCAGGCCCGCCAGAATGCGCCGCCCTTGGTTGGAAACCGCCACGCAGCGCACCCCCGCCTCTGCGCTCCAGTGCCCGAGCACGCGGCCCTGGCTCAAATCCCAATGGATCAGGTTGTGGCGCTCGGCCGTGACGCCGCGCGTGCCGTCGGGCGAAAAAGCGCTGACAAAAACCTGCGCCCGGTCTTGTTCGGCGTGGCTTAAGGTGGCCACACGCTGCTGGGTGCGCCAGTTCCACAGCCCGGCGCCTTGCTGCACCGAACCCACCAGCGCCTGCTCGCCGTTGGGGCTCAGGCGCAGCGACAACACCCCGCCGTAGCCCAGCGCCACGGTTTCGGCGGGGGGCTCGGCGCAGCCGCTCAAGGCCAGCAGGCCGCCCATGCCGCCCAGAGCGGCGAGAGAGCTGCGCAGCACCTGCCTGCGCGAGGGGTGCCAATGGGGGGTCTGGGCCAAGGCGGCGGGGGGCAAAAGGGGCTTCATGGCGTCGCGGGCAGGCGCTGGCAGTCGATGGGCGGGTGTTGGTCGAGGCGGATCTGCAGGCTGCTGGCCCCCAGCCGCACCTCGAGGCCGGGCTGGGCGAAGGTGTCGGCACGGCCCGGCGGCGGGTGCAGCTCGTGCGTGCGCCCGGCGCGCACCAGCACCGCCACGCCTTGCTGCGGGAAATAACGCCACTCGACGCGCTGGCCGTCGGCGCAGGCGTAGTGGGCGCGCAGCATGGGGGTGGGGGGTATAGGGGCCGCCTCGGTAGGGGTGTGGGCGGCGGGGGGCTCGGGCGTGGGCAAAGGGGCGGGGCTGGCGGGTGCAGGCAGGGTTGCGGGCGCATCCGCTGCCGGCGGGCGCTCGCAAGCGGCCAAGGCCAGAGCCAGGGCAAACGGGGCGAGCAGGTGCAGTGGGGCAGGGCGCGGCATAGCCCCGGCAGCATAACCCATGAAAAAGCGCTCGTGCTGCAAAACTTCGGCTTTAATAGCACCCCATGAAGCCACACACCTTTCTTTGGCACGACTACGAAACCTTTGGCGCCAAGGCCCGGCTGGACCGGCCGGCGCAGTTTGGCGCCGTGCGCACCGACGCCGAGCTCAACCCCATCGGCGCGCCGCTGATGTTTTATTGCCGCCCGGCGCCCGACTATCTGCCCGACCCCGAGAGCTGCCTCATCACCGGCATCACGCCCCAGCAGTGCCTGCAACACGGCCTGCCCGAGCACGAGTTCGCCCAGCGCATCGAGGCCGAGCTGGGGCAGCCCGGCACCGTGGGCGTGGGCTTCAACTCGATTCGCTTCGACGACGAATTCACCCGCTTCATGCTCTGGCGCAACCTGCTCGACCCCTACGCGCGCGAGTGGAAAAACGGCTGCGGCCGTTGGGATCTGCTCGACGTGCTGCGCCTGTGCTACGCCCTGCGCCCCGAGGGCTTGCAGTGGCCGCTCAAGACCGACGGCCGGCCCAGCTTCAAGCTCGAAGACCTGGCGCGTGCCAACGGCATCGAACACGGGGCGGCGCACGATGCCCTGTCGGACGTGTATGCCACGCTCGGCTTGGCGCGGCTGCTGCGCGAGCGCCAGCCGCGCTTGTTCGACTTTGCCTTGGGTCTGCACAAAAAAGAGCAGGTGGCGCACGAGCTGGGGCTGCCGACCACGCCGCAGCGGGCCCAGCCTTTTTTGCACGTGTCGGGGTTTTTCCCGCCCGAGCGCGGCTGCCTAGGGTTGATGTGGCCGCTGGCCAGCCACCCCAGCAACCGCAACGAGCTGCTGGCCTGGGACCTGGCCCACGACCCCGCCGAGTTGGCCACGCTCAACGCCGCCGAGGTGCGCGCGCGGCTCTTTGTGCGCCAAGAGGAGCTGCCTGCGGGGGTCAAGCGCCTGCCGCTCAAGAGCGTGCACCTGAACAAATCGCCGATGGTGGTGGGAAACCTCAAAACCCTGCGCCCCGAGCTGGCGCAGCGCTGGGGCATCGATCTGGAGCAAGGGCTGCGCCACGCCGAGCGCGCCGCGCTGCTGCCCGATTTGAGCGCGCTCTGGAGCGCGGTCTATGAGCGCAACGGCGGCACCCAGGCTGCGCAGACGGCCGCGCAAGCCAGCGCCACCCAGTCCGACCCTGAGCAGGATTTGTACGGCGGCTTCGTGGGCGACGCCGACCGCCTGCGCCTGCTGGAGTTGCGCCAGCGCCCAGCCGACGACCCGGCGTGGACGCGCACCCAGTTCGAGGACCCGCGCCTGGGTGAGCTGGTGTGGCGCTACCGGGCGCGCAACTTCCCCGAGCAACTCAGCGCGGCCGAGCAGGCGCGCTGGCGCACCCACTGCCAGGCGCGGCTGCTGCACGGGCAGGGCGGCGCGCTCACGCTGGAGCGCCAAATGGCGCGCATCGACGAGCTGGCCGAGCAGGCCGGCGAGCGCGGCGACGAACGCGCCGAAGCCATTTTGGGCGAGCTGCACGACTACGCGCTTGGCCTAGCCGAAGGCGTGGCGTAGTTGGCATGAAAATGGATCAGTGATGCACAGAGCTTGACGCGAGGCGGTGTTCTATATAAACTATAGCAGTTCATTATATGGAACTGCACCATGGCAAGCAACACGGACAACTCGGATTTGGCACGCAACTTGCGCGCAGCCAGGGAGCGCCGGGGCTTGACCTTGACCGGTTTGGCGGAGCGCTCAGGCGTTGCCAAGTCCACTCTTTCTGGTCTTGAGTCAGCAGCAGGCAATCCTACAGTGGCCACGCTGTGGGCTATCGCCAATGCCCTTGAGGTTTCATTTGGGGAGTTGCTTGGAACGGTGGGTGCGACAGGTTTTGCGTCCACAACCGAGTTCGAAGCTGATGGGGTTGCTGTTCGATTTATTGAACAAAGTGAGTCGGCCCCAAGGTTGGAGTTGTACTGCGTAGAACTAAAGTTGGGCAGTTTACAAGAGTCGGCACCGCATCCCAAGGGAGTAAGGGAGCGTGTGACGGTGCTTGGCGGTGCCTTGCTGGTGGGCCCCGTGCAAAGCCCGGCCCTTGTTCGGGCCGGTCAAACCCACGAGTTTGCAGCCGACGTGCCGCATGTGTACAGAGCGGTTGAGGCGCAGACCAAAGCCATGGTGTTGATCGAGTACCCCAGCGGGCATGGCCTGGGCGATCAAGCCGAAATACACGTCCCATGGCCGACAACAGACAAGGGATGGGATGGATTGCGTTCGCTCGTGGACCGCCTCCTGATCGAAGTGTCAAACGGAGTGGGCGCGCGTGCGATCCGGTTTTTCGCCTGCGGGCAGGCAGCGCAGGCAGCGGTCAGCGAACTTTGCACGCGTTTGCCGGTGCTGCGCGACCCCACTTTTTGTTGGCCGTTATTCTGTTTTGCTGATGCCGATCAGCAAGGCCCGTTTCTGGTGTTGTTGCCGTTGCGCTTCACGGCTGCAGATTGGGCTGCCGAACCAGTGTCTTCTTGCTCGGTGACGGCGACCCTGAGGTCAGCACGTACCCTGTCCTGTCAGGCTCAGTGGCCCGGTTTGAAGTTGACGATGGCTCAGTTGACGGATGCCAGAGCTGCAGCAGCAGGCCGTTCATGGATACTGGGGCCGTTGGCTGCTGAAGTGCTGTTGCAGCGCGGTGCGCTGGTGCTTCCAGGACGGCTCGAGCGGGTGGCGAAAATAGTTGACCAGGTTCATGCTGGCAATGAATCCACATCTTTTTCCGAAAGAATAGACGTGGTTGGCTATGATGCATTCGAATTAATCCATCCGGCTTATGCTAGGCAAGCCGTTGCAGTCGCAGAAGATATTCAACGGTACGCACCAGATGTGGGCTTGAATGAGGTGATCGATGTCGGATCGGGCCCCGGAGCGCCCATTCTGATGCTGCATGAATTGTTGCCCGACCTGCACTTTGTCGCGTTAGAGCCCGATCCCATGGCTTTTATTTGTCTGCAGCGCAATATCTGTGGGCTAGAGGCCGTGCGGGCGCAGCAGACCGGATTCCTCGAGTTTGACAGCAAAGACAACGCAACGCCGTTGATTACGTCAACCGGTGCCTCGCACCATTTTAACACTGCCTTTATGTTGCAACAGGCTGTGCGGCTGCTGCAGCCAGGTGGGCTATTGATCGTGGCCGACGAATTCATCCCTGAGTTTGACTCGGCGCAAGCGCGCAGTCTGGCTTTACTCCAACACCACGCTGCCTACATCCTGTGGGCCATGGCTTGGATCGAAAAATGTCAGGAATTCACAGACCTGGGTCGAACCGGGGGGGCGTATTTTGCCTTGCGCCAGGCACTTGCTTTGGCGCTCGTTGATATCGAGTCGGGTCACGCAGTGGCAGCCATTAACCGCTGCCGGGAGATTTTTGCGCAAATCAAGCATGCCGGATTGGGTCAGTTTGATGGGAGTCAGATAGACGCTTATATCAATTTTTTCTGGTTGGAATTGCAAGCTATGGTGGCTGGTTTTGATTACGAAGTCGAGCGCAAAACACACCCGCGACGCTTCGTCGAATTGGCTGCTCTGGCCGGCCTAGAACTGGTGCGCAAGCGCAGAATATTTGCGACCAGTGGATCGGATGAATGGGGCGGTGGGACCTATGTGTTTACCCTTCGAAAACCGATGTTTCGCTAGCGGGGGGGTGGCATGCAGCAGATAGTCAAAGGTTTGACGGACAGTCTTTCGATTGGTGCCGCTTATCTCCCGATTGCTTTTTCATTTGGCCTGGCTGCGCTCGAGGCTGGGTTTTCGCCCGCTGCTGCGGTGTTGCTGTCGGCGCTGGTGTTTGCCGGTGCCAGCCAGTTTGTGATGCTTGCTTTGATGGCCACTGGCACCGGTATGATGGCTGTGGTGGTTACCGTGTTGCTGATGAATGTGCGTCATCTTTTCTACGGCCCCGCCCTGTTGGCCAAACTCGGGTCTGGCCGGCCCAGTTGGCCTACACCGTTGCTGGCCTTTGGGCTCACCGATGAAGTGTTTGCCACCGCCTCTGGCAAGCTGGGGCAAATCCCGCTGGCCGATCGCGAAGGCTGGTATGTTGGATTGCAGGTGGGGGCTTACTCGATTTGGGTCTTGGGTACGGCATTGGGCGCCATGTTCGGTCGGCAACTGAGCGCGCAATCAGCTTTTTGGAGCGATGCCATGTCATTTGTATTGCCGGCGCTGTTTTTGGCCTTGTTGCTTGAAATTGCTGCGCAGACCCGGTGGCTGGTGCTTTTGGGGGCGGCCCTCACGACGACGGCGGCACTGCCATTTATGCCGGCTTATCTGGCGCTGCTACTGGGCATGGTCGCGGGCGCTGCGCTGGGTTACCGACGGGGGGTGTCATGACTTTGATCGAAGCGTTCACGGTGCTGGCGGCTGCACTGGTGACTTTTTTATTGCGCTGGCTGCCGATGCTGGTCTGGCGCAACGCAGCGTCGGCGCCGACCACGGGAGTAAAGTCGATACTCAATGGCATCGGTCCGGCAGCCATTTGCGCTATGCTGGTGCTTGCTTTGGGATCGTTGCTGGAGTTGGAATGGCAACTTAACGCGTGGTTGCCAGCGCTGATCGGTGTATTGGCCGTGTTTGCTGCCAAGTGGCGGCTGGGCGGGATCGCTTGGCCGACTCTGTTCGGTGCCTTGGCTTACGGTCTTTCGATGCATCTGTTCTGAGTTGCTCTGCTCAGGCATGGCCATGCTGCCAAGCCTCATGGCGTCGGTGCAGCGCGCCAGCTGGGCCCAGGGAAGTACAATCGAGGGTTTTTCCCTTGCGCCTGCGCGACGTGCGTGGGCACGCGTGGCGAACCGATCAACCAACTGCGAGGCATCTGACACCCATGGCAGGGCATTCCAAATGGGCCAACATCCAGCACCGCAAGGGGCGTCAGGATGAAAAACGCGGCCGGGTCTGGACCCGCGTGATCCGCGAAATCATGGTGGCGGCGCGTCAAGGCGGCGGCGGCGACGCGGCGGCCAACCCGCGCCTGCGGCTGGCGATCGACAAGGCCAAGGCGGCCAATATGCCGGCCGACACCATCAAGCGCAACATAGACAAGGCCACGGGCAACCTCGAAGGCGTGCAGTACGAGGAGATCCGTTACGAGGGCTACGGCATCGCCGGTGCGGCCGTGATCGTCGAAACCATGACCGACAACCGCGTGCGCACGGTGGCCGAAGTGCGCCACGCCTTCAGCAAGCACGGCGGCAATTTGGGCACCGAAGGCTCGGTGGCGTTCCAGTTCAAGCACTGCGGCCAGTTCATCTTCGCTCCCGGCGTGCCCGAAGAGCGGCTGTTCGAGGTGGCGCTGGAAGCCGGGGCCGAAGACGTGCTCGGCAGCGACGACGGCGCTTTCGAGGTGCTCACGGCGGTGACCGATTTCGAGGCCGTGCAGCAGGCGCTGCAAGGCGCGGGCCTGCGCCCCGAACTGGCCGAAGTGACGCTGCGCGCCGACAACCCGGTGGCCTTGAGCGGCGACGAGGCGCTGCGCATGCAAAAACTGCTCGACGCCCTAGAAGACCTCGACGACGTGCAAAACGTCTATCACAACGCAGAACTCAACCCATGAACGCAGAACTCAAGGTGCTGGTGGTCGGCGGTGGCGGGCGCGAACACGCGCTGGCCTGGAAGCTCAAGCAGTCGCCGCGCGTGGCGCAGGTTTATGTGGCGCCGGGCAACGGCGGCACCGCGCTCGACCCAGCGCTGCAAAACGTGCCGATCAGCGACCCGACCGAGCTCGCGCGCTGGGCGCAGCAGCAGGGCATCGCCCTGACCGTGGTCGGCCCCGAGGGGCCGCTGGCGGCGGGCATCGTCGATGTCTTTCGCGCCCAGGGCTTGCGCATCTTTGGCCCCACGCAGGCGGCGGCGCAGCTCGAGAGCTCCAAGGCCTTTTCCAAGGCCTTCATGCAGCGCCACGGCATCCCGACAGCGGCCTACCAAGTCTTTGCCGAAGCACCCGCCGCCCACGCCTACGTGGAGCAAATGGGCGCGCCGATCGTGGTCAAGGCCGATGGCTTGGCCGCTGGCAAGGGCGTGGTGGTGGCGCAAACGCTGGCCGAGGCGCACGCCGCCATCGATTTCATGCTGCAAGGCCAAGCGCCGGGGCTGGCCCACAACGCCGGCGGCGCGCGGGTGGTGATCGAAGCCTTTTTGCAGGGCGAAGAAGCCAGCTTCATCGTGCTCTGCGACGGCGTGCAAGCGCTGGCGCTGGCCAGCAGCCAAGACCACAAGCGCCTGCTCGACGCCGACCAGGGCCCCAACACCGGCGGCATGGGGGCCTACTCGCCGGCCCCGGTGGTCACGCCCGAGGTGCACCAGCGCGCGCTCGACGAGGTGATTTTGCCGACGCTGCGCGGCATGGCCGCCGACGGCATCCCCTACACCGGCTTCCTCTACGCCGGGCTGATGATCGGCCCCGACGGCAGCGTGCGCACGCTCGAGTTCAACTGCCGCTTGGGCGACCCCGAAACGCAACCGATCCTGCTGCGCCTGCAAAGCGATCTGGCCGCGGTGTTGCTGGCGGCCACCGAGCAGCGCCTGCACGAGATCGAGCTGCAATGGGATGAGCGCGTGGCGCTGGGCGTGGTGCTGGCCGCGCACGGCTACCCCCAGCAGCCACGCACGGGCGACGCCATCGCACTCACCGCCCCTGATAGCCCAGATGCCGTGCTGTTCCACGCCGGCACGGCCTTGCAGCAGGGGCGGCTGTGCACCGCCG
Coding sequences within:
- the clpA gene encoding ATP-dependent Clp protease ATP-binding subunit ClpA, with the translated sequence MIAQELEVSLHMAFVEARQQRHEFITVEHLLLALLDNPSAADVLRACSAKIDELRKSLSHFIKDNTPQVAGADEVDTQPTLGFQRVIQRAIMHVQSTGNGKKEVTGANVLVAIFGEKDSHAVYYLHQQGVSRLDVVNYIAHGIKKSDPPESARPAEGGGAADNEEATSESKAPEKASPLELFTQNLNVLARDGKIDPLIGRDYEVERVIQILCRRRKNNPLLVGEAGVGKTAIAEGLAWRIVQKEVPEVLAEATVYSLDMGSLLAGTKYRGDFEQRLKGVLKSLKDKPNAILFIDEIHTLIGAGAASGGTLDASNLLKPALSSGVLKCIGATTFTEYRGIFEKDAALSRRFQKVDVVEPTVAQTIDILKGLKSRFEEHHSVKYAAAALQAAAELSAKYINDRHLPDKAIDVIDEAGAAQRILTPSKRKKTIGKAEVEEIVAKIARIPPASVSSDDRGKLQTLERDLKAVVFGQDKALELLAASVKMARSGLGKPDKPIGAFLFSGPTGVGKTEAAKQLAYILGIELIRFDMSEYMERHAVSRLIGAPPGYVGFDQGGLLTEAITKKPHCVLLLDEIEKAHPDIFNVLLQVMDHGALTDNNGRKADFRNVIVIMTTNAGAETMNKATIGFTNVRQAGDEMADIKRLFTPEFRNRLDAIVGFKALDELVIMRVVDKFLLQLEQQLGEKRVEVSFSDALRKHLAVKGFDPLMGARPMQRLIQDTIRRSLADELLFGRLTDGGRLEVDIDTSNPDKPEVKLDIQPLSKKERSARAEPAEPEEATAD
- a CDS encoding WD40 repeat domain-containing protein; translation: MKPLLPPAALAQTPHWHPSRRQVLRSSLAALGGMGGLLALSGCAEPPAETVALGYGGVLSLRLSPNGEQALVGSVQQGAGLWNWRTQQRVATLSHAEQDRAQVFVSAFSPDGTRGVTAERHNLIHWDLSQGRVLGHWSAEAGVRCVAVSNQGRRILAGLTSREAWLLDGHNVRLPVIIPHAEAVRAVDISADAAMGVTGADDGLLRAWNLEQGAAFITWKFDAPVTTAVFSPDQRLLFAGPAHGTGRIWDLAQNTVLHPAMGARRGGFSRACFSADGALLLTAAANGQITLWTVASGQTRQTWQLPRSLTERTERLGVLDIGFDAEMRHVLVAVTSGQVLVWPLG
- a CDS encoding lysozyme inhibitor codes for the protein MPRPAPLHLLAPFALALALAACERPPAADAPATLPAPASPAPLPTPEPPAAHTPTEAAPIPPTPMLRAHYACADGQRVEWRYFPQQGVAVLVRAGRTHELHPPPGRADTFAQPGLEVRLGASSLQIRLDQHPPIDCQRLPATP
- the sbcB gene encoding exodeoxyribonuclease I; protein product: MKPHTFLWHDYETFGAKARLDRPAQFGAVRTDAELNPIGAPLMFYCRPAPDYLPDPESCLITGITPQQCLQHGLPEHEFAQRIEAELGQPGTVGVGFNSIRFDDEFTRFMLWRNLLDPYAREWKNGCGRWDLLDVLRLCYALRPEGLQWPLKTDGRPSFKLEDLARANGIEHGAAHDALSDVYATLGLARLLRERQPRLFDFALGLHKKEQVAHELGLPTTPQRAQPFLHVSGFFPPERGCLGLMWPLASHPSNRNELLAWDLAHDPAELATLNAAEVRARLFVRQEELPAGVKRLPLKSVHLNKSPMVVGNLKTLRPELAQRWGIDLEQGLRHAERAALLPDLSALWSAVYERNGGTQAAQTAAQASATQSDPEQDLYGGFVGDADRLRLLELRQRPADDPAWTRTQFEDPRLGELVWRYRARNFPEQLSAAEQARWRTHCQARLLHGQGGALTLERQMARIDELAEQAGERGDERAEAILGELHDYALGLAEGVA
- a CDS encoding helix-turn-helix domain-containing protein, with protein sequence MASNTDNSDLARNLRAARERRGLTLTGLAERSGVAKSTLSGLESAAGNPTVATLWAIANALEVSFGELLGTVGATGFASTTEFEADGVAVRFIEQSESAPRLELYCVELKLGSLQESAPHPKGVRERVTVLGGALLVGPVQSPALVRAGQTHEFAADVPHVYRAVEAQTKAMVLIEYPSGHGLGDQAEIHVPWPTTDKGWDGLRSLVDRLLIEVSNGVGARAIRFFACGQAAQAAVSELCTRLPVLRDPTFCWPLFCFADADQQGPFLVLLPLRFTAADWAAEPVSSCSVTATLRSARTLSCQAQWPGLKLTMAQLTDARAAAAGRSWILGPLAAEVLLQRGALVLPGRLERVAKIVDQVHAGNESTSFSERIDVVGYDAFELIHPAYARQAVAVAEDIQRYAPDVGLNEVIDVGSGPGAPILMLHELLPDLHFVALEPDPMAFICLQRNICGLEAVRAQQTGFLEFDSKDNATPLITSTGASHHFNTAFMLQQAVRLLQPGGLLIVADEFIPEFDSAQARSLALLQHHAAYILWAMAWIEKCQEFTDLGRTGGAYFALRQALALALVDIESGHAVAAINRCREIFAQIKHAGLGQFDGSQIDAYINFFWLELQAMVAGFDYEVERKTHPRRFVELAALAGLELVRKRRIFATSGSDEWGGGTYVFTLRKPMFR
- a CDS encoding AzlC family ABC transporter permease, with translation MQQIVKGLTDSLSIGAAYLPIAFSFGLAALEAGFSPAAAVLLSALVFAGASQFVMLALMATGTGMMAVVVTVLLMNVRHLFYGPALLAKLGSGRPSWPTPLLAFGLTDEVFATASGKLGQIPLADREGWYVGLQVGAYSIWVLGTALGAMFGRQLSAQSAFWSDAMSFVLPALFLALLLEIAAQTRWLVLLGAALTTTAALPFMPAYLALLLGMVAGAALGYRRGVS
- a CDS encoding AzlD domain-containing protein; this encodes MTLIEAFTVLAAALVTFLLRWLPMLVWRNAASAPTTGVKSILNGIGPAAICAMLVLALGSLLELEWQLNAWLPALIGVLAVFAAKWRLGGIAWPTLFGALAYGLSMHLF
- a CDS encoding YebC/PmpR family DNA-binding transcriptional regulator gives rise to the protein MAGHSKWANIQHRKGRQDEKRGRVWTRVIREIMVAARQGGGGDAAANPRLRLAIDKAKAANMPADTIKRNIDKATGNLEGVQYEEIRYEGYGIAGAAVIVETMTDNRVRTVAEVRHAFSKHGGNLGTEGSVAFQFKHCGQFIFAPGVPEERLFEVALEAGAEDVLGSDDGAFEVLTAVTDFEAVQQALQGAGLRPELAEVTLRADNPVALSGDEALRMQKLLDALEDLDDVQNVYHNAELNP
- the purD gene encoding phosphoribosylamine--glycine ligase, translated to MNAELKVLVVGGGGREHALAWKLKQSPRVAQVYVAPGNGGTALDPALQNVPISDPTELARWAQQQGIALTVVGPEGPLAAGIVDVFRAQGLRIFGPTQAAAQLESSKAFSKAFMQRHGIPTAAYQVFAEAPAAHAYVEQMGAPIVVKADGLAAGKGVVVAQTLAEAHAAIDFMLQGQAPGLAHNAGGARVVIEAFLQGEEASFIVLCDGVQALALASSQDHKRLLDADQGPNTGGMGAYSPAPVVTPEVHQRALDEVILPTLRGMAADGIPYTGFLYAGLMIGPDGSVRTLEFNCRLGDPETQPILLRLQSDLAAVLLAATEQRLHEIELQWDERVALGVVLAAHGYPQQPRTGDAIALTAPDSPDAVLFHAGTALQQGRLCTAGGRVLCATALGADVAQAQRRAYQLVQGVHYPGMQYRHDIGFRALPA